In a single window of the Streptobacillus canis genome:
- the fni gene encoding type 2 isopentenyl-diphosphate Delta-isomerase — protein MSRKDDHLKFALKDFKDNNSLDMYKLEYISIPSFGLEEIDTSTNIGNVDFEFPFFINAITGGSEKGDKINKDLEYVAKKTGIFLFPGSYSPFLKNKENNYPKNRGVNLGLDKPVESHLTAVTKTNAKLLQVHVNMIQEMLMPEGDRNFENWESNLKDILANISIPVILKETGFGMGRETFIKAKELGIKILDISGKGGTDFARIENSRRKVSKKYYEEVGYTTAESLEIAKEFKDDFEILASGGIRNPLDVVKALALGANAVGVSRAFLEVLEMEGKNSLIETINVWKKDVKNLMLLTGSRNIQELRGKIRRGCSEINSSK, from the coding sequence ATGAGTAGAAAAGATGATCACTTAAAGTTTGCACTAAAAGATTTTAAAGATAATAACAGTCTAGATATGTATAAATTAGAATATATTTCTATACCTTCTTTTGGTTTAGAAGAAATAGATACAAGTACTAATATAGGGAATGTGGATTTTGAATTTCCATTTTTTATTAATGCCATTACAGGAGGAAGTGAAAAAGGAGATAAGATAAATAAGGATTTAGAATATGTAGCCAAGAAAACAGGAATATTTCTATTTCCAGGATCATATTCACCATTTTTAAAGAATAAAGAGAATAATTATCCTAAAAATAGAGGTGTTAACTTAGGTTTAGATAAACCTGTAGAAAGTCATCTAACTGCTGTAACTAAGACTAATGCTAAATTATTACAAGTTCATGTTAATATGATACAAGAAATGCTTATGCCAGAAGGAGATAGAAATTTTGAAAATTGGGAATCAAATTTAAAAGATATTTTAGCAAATATTTCTATACCTGTAATATTAAAAGAAACAGGTTTTGGTATGGGAAGAGAAACTTTTATTAAGGCAAAAGAACTAGGAATAAAAATATTAGATATAAGTGGGAAGGGTGGAACAGATTTTGCTAGAATAGAAAATAGCAGAAGAAAAGTTTCGAAAAAATACTATGAAGAAGTAGGTTACACTACTGCAGAAAGCCTTGAAATAGCTAAGGAATTTAAAGATGATTTTGAAATTCTTGCTAGTGGTGGAATTAGAAATCCACTTGATGTTGTAAAAGCTTTAGCTTTAGGAGCTAATGCAGTAGGAGTATCAAGAGCATTTTTAGAAGTATTGGAAATGGAAGGGAAAAACTCATTAATTGAAACAATTAATGTCTGGAAAAAGGATGTTAAAAATTTAATGTTACTTACTGGATCAAGAAATATACAAGAATTAAGAGGGAAAATAAGAAGGGGCTGTTCCGAAATAAACAGCTCTAAATAA
- the mutS gene encoding DNA mismatch repair protein MutS has translation MSTPLMKQYTEIKEQYKEYILFFRLGDFYEMFFEDAETASRVLGLTLTSRNKEKGMVVPLAGIPYHSAKPYIAKLVNAGYKVAICEQTEDPKQAKGIVKREVIQIITSGTMQDVDFIDSKSNNYLACIAHSNQSYAISYLDITTGEFKVLECDEDNLISEIYKIEPSEILLTHSLQEKLSGIIDKLDINISNITRVNDAEKFLKDYFNIVSLDSYGIFGKKAMIDACACILDYVLAMQFNSELTIRKIEVINKSEVVEISSSTLRNLEVVKNQRDKSVYGSLLWVLDKCKSSTGSRKLKQLLQNPLLDLDEINRRYDDIEYLSKEIIKREEIRNLLDNVYDIERLIGKVIFSNENGKDLNALKNTIYSSFKIRDLWPEKFESVDFNALKDIYTKIDNILLEDAPFSVREGNMIKKGVSAELDELRDIMNNGTSILLEIEAREREKTGIKNLKIKYNNVFGYFIEVSKSNLNMVPETYIRKQTLSNAERFITEEIKSYEDKIINSKAKITELEYNIFKSLSSYIKEFKNVFIELSNILAYVDILISFTITALENNYVRPTFTEDSYEIKDARHPVVEKLIGDNTFIANNVYFDEKNRFIILTGPNMSGKSTYMKQIALISIMAQIGSFVPASSARLNVVDKVLTRIGASDDILSGQSTFMVEMSEVASIVNSATPNSLIILDEVGRGTSTYDGLAIASSISKYIVENINAKSIFATHYHELTELENEYETIKNYRIEVEEKNGKVNFLRTIVKGGADRSYGIEVAKLAGLPKSIIRESTKLLKSFEVEKQNGQLSLFDNFEYENYDKIEKLEETIDTLNDKLDKLRNIDINNMTPLNALNLLMQLKEEIDK, from the coding sequence TGGTAGTACCTCTTGCAGGTATACCTTATCATTCTGCTAAGCCATATATAGCTAAACTAGTTAACGCAGGATACAAGGTAGCAATATGTGAGCAAACAGAAGATCCTAAACAAGCTAAAGGTATAGTAAAAAGAGAAGTAATACAAATTATTACTTCTGGAACTATGCAAGATGTTGATTTTATTGACTCAAAATCAAATAATTATTTAGCTTGTATTGCTCATAGTAATCAAAGTTATGCCATATCATATTTAGATATTACTACTGGAGAATTTAAGGTATTAGAATGTGATGAGGATAATTTAATTAGTGAGATATATAAGATAGAGCCAAGTGAAATATTACTTACACATAGTTTACAAGAAAAATTATCAGGAATAATTGATAAATTAGATATCAATATTTCTAATATTACTAGAGTTAATGATGCAGAAAAATTTTTAAAAGACTATTTTAATATAGTATCATTAGATAGCTATGGAATATTTGGTAAAAAGGCTATGATAGATGCATGTGCTTGTATCTTAGATTATGTTTTAGCTATGCAATTTAATAGTGAGTTAACTATAAGAAAGATAGAAGTAATTAATAAATCAGAAGTAGTAGAAATTTCATCATCTACACTTAGAAATTTAGAAGTAGTAAAAAATCAAAGAGATAAATCTGTTTATGGATCACTATTATGGGTACTTGATAAATGTAAATCATCTACAGGATCTAGAAAACTTAAGCAGTTACTTCAAAATCCTTTACTTGATTTAGATGAGATAAATAGAAGATATGATGATATAGAATATCTATCAAAAGAAATCATTAAAAGAGAAGAAATTAGAAATTTACTTGATAATGTATATGATATAGAAAGACTAATAGGTAAGGTAATATTTTCTAATGAGAATGGTAAAGATTTAAATGCTTTAAAAAATACTATTTATTCAAGTTTTAAGATTAGAGATTTATGGCCAGAAAAATTTGAAAGTGTAGATTTTAATGCACTTAAAGATATATATACTAAGATAGATAATATCTTACTTGAAGATGCACCATTTTCAGTAAGAGAAGGTAATATGATTAAAAAAGGGGTTAGTGCAGAACTTGATGAATTAAGAGATATCATGAATAATGGTACGAGCATATTACTTGAAATAGAGGCAAGAGAAAGAGAAAAAACAGGAATAAAAAACTTAAAGATTAAGTATAACAACGTATTTGGGTATTTTATAGAAGTTTCTAAATCTAACTTAAATATGGTTCCTGAAACATATATTAGAAAACAAACTTTATCTAATGCAGAAAGATTCATAACTGAAGAAATCAAGAGTTATGAAGATAAGATAATTAATTCTAAGGCTAAAATTACAGAACTTGAATACAATATTTTTAAAAGTCTAAGCTCATATATTAAAGAGTTTAAAAATGTATTCATAGAACTATCAAATATATTAGCCTATGTAGATATATTAATATCATTTACTATCACAGCATTAGAGAATAACTATGTAAGACCTACATTTACAGAAGATAGTTATGAGATTAAAGATGCAAGACATCCTGTAGTTGAAAAATTAATAGGAGATAATACATTTATTGCAAACAATGTATATTTTGATGAAAAAAATAGATTTATCATACTTACAGGGCCTAATATGTCAGGTAAGTCTACATATATGAAACAAATAGCTTTAATAAGCATTATGGCTCAAATAGGTTCATTTGTCCCTGCAAGTAGTGCAAGATTAAATGTTGTTGATAAAGTACTTACAAGAATAGGGGCAAGTGATGATATACTTTCAGGACAGTCTACATTCATGGTTGAAATGAGTGAAGTTGCAAGTATAGTAAACTCTGCAACACCTAATTCTTTAATTATACTTGATGAAGTTGGAAGAGGTACATCAACTTATGATGGACTAGCGATTGCAAGCTCTATATCTAAATATATAGTTGAAAATATTAATGCAAAATCAATATTTGCTACACATTATCATGAATTAACTGAACTTGAAAATGAGTATGAAACTATTAAGAATTATAGAATAGAAGTTGAAGAAAAAAATGGTAAAGTTAATTTCTTAAGAACTATAGTTAAAGGTGGAGCAGATAGATCTTATGGTATAGAAGTTGCAAAACTAGCAGGACTACCTAAGTCTATAATCAGAGAATCAACTAAATTACTTAAATCTTTTGAAGTTGAAAAACAAAATGGACAATTATCTCTATTTGATAATTTTGAATATGAAAATTATGATAAAATAGAAAAATTAGAGGAAACTATAGATACTTTAAATGATAAATTAGATAAATTAAGAAATATTGATATTAATAATATGACACCACTTAATGCATTGAATTTATTAATGCAATTAAAAGAAGAAATAGATAAATAG